From Saprospiraceae bacterium, one genomic window encodes:
- a CDS encoding alpha/beta fold hydrolase yields MSSISKFLYIFLAIVILYMVGIFFIYIFIDFIVFSPTKHGPNYKYTFTHPYKEIKLDHPNGQKINILQFESKIPTKSYLIFLHGSNKSADYWAAQVPFFTNRGFRVIMPDYRGYGKSQGHPTEIGLYEDGQIVMGWLKGQTTEDSILIYGVDFGATVAAYISTISPCRQVILDNPVYSLRSWMRTRFPLLILPYELKYDFNTFEFIPNIISPMTIFYTKNNPFHKKRN; encoded by the coding sequence ATGTCTTCCATCAGTAAATTTTTGTATATTTTCCTGGCCATTGTCATTCTGTATATGGTGGGAATTTTCTTTATTTATATTTTTATTGATTTCATTGTGTTTTCACCGACCAAACACGGACCAAATTATAAGTATACATTCACTCATCCGTATAAAGAAATCAAACTGGATCATCCCAATGGTCAAAAAATCAATATTCTTCAGTTTGAGAGCAAGATTCCCACCAAATCATATCTGATTTTTCTACACGGAAGTAACAAAAGCGCCGATTACTGGGCTGCCCAGGTGCCTTTTTTTACCAACAGAGGTTTTCGTGTAATTATGCCAGATTATCGCGGGTATGGAAAATCACAAGGCCATCCAACAGAAATTGGGCTATATGAAGATGGTCAAATTGTCATGGGATGGCTAAAAGGTCAGACTACAGAGGATAGTATACTCATTTACGGAGTTGATTTTGGAGCAACAGTTGCCGCCTATATTTCAACCATCAGTCCCTGCAGGCAAGTTATTCTTGACAATCCTGTGTATAGCCTTAGGTCCTGGATGAGAACCAGATTTCCATTGCTGATTTTACCTTATGAATTAAAATACGATTTCAATACATTTGAGTTTATTCCCAATATTATTAGTCCAATGACGATTTTTTATACAAAGAACAACCCGTTTCACAAAAAGAGGAACTGA